A single window of Inquilinus sp. Marseille-Q2685 DNA harbors:
- a CDS encoding membrane integrity-associated transporter subunit PqiC, with the protein MILSRRAALAALLAGSALAACSSPPPKVYTLTTVPGAAAGGRPTTASVALVDIPKYLDRPQIVRRSGAVELGVEEFERWGEPLANMVQRVLADDLAARLPAGSVVTTSRTLSGDEAMTIELALSRFDPDPDGTVVLEAQWRVRRKAGGRARTETARITRRPGDDTAAAQARAMSDALGELADRIAGGMR; encoded by the coding sequence ATGATCCTGTCCCGCCGCGCCGCGCTCGCCGCCCTGCTCGCCGGGTCGGCGCTCGCCGCCTGCTCCTCGCCGCCGCCCAAGGTCTACACCCTGACGACGGTGCCGGGCGCGGCGGCCGGCGGCCGGCCGACCACGGCGTCGGTGGCGCTGGTCGACATCCCGAAATATCTCGACCGGCCGCAGATCGTCCGCCGCTCCGGCGCGGTCGAGCTCGGCGTCGAGGAGTTCGAGCGCTGGGGCGAGCCGCTGGCCAACATGGTGCAGCGGGTGCTGGCCGACGACCTGGCGGCGCGCCTGCCGGCCGGCTCGGTCGTCACCACCAGCCGGACATTGTCCGGCGACGAGGCCATGACGATCGAGCTGGCGCTCAGCCGCTTCGACCCGGATCCCGACGGCACGGTGGTGCTGGAGGCGCAGTGGCGGGTGCGGCGCAAGGCCGGCGGCCGGGCCCGGACCGAGACCGCCCGCATCACCCGCCGCCCGGGGGACGACACCGCCGCCGCCCAGGCTCGGGCCATGAGCGACGCCCTGGGCGAGCTCGCCGACCGCATCGCAGGGGGGATGCGGTAG
- a CDS encoding LysR family transcriptional regulator — protein sequence MDISQLPLNALRAFEASARHCSFTRAGLELRVTQTAISHQVKALEEVLGVTLFKRLSRGLALTDEGHVLLPVLTDAFRRMSTALSQFEEGNFREILTIGVVGTFAIGWLLPRLAPFRDQHPHVDLRLKTNNNRSDILLDGLDLFIRFGDGAWHGTDAIHLMDAPLSPVCAPAVARRLRTPADLAGEELLRSYRRDEWSLWFRAAGLEPPALRGWMFDSSLALVQAAEQGAGVALVPVAMFRREIEAGRIVQPFDTTVQAGGYWLTRLKSREESASMRAFRQWLLVQAGAGRRP from the coding sequence ATGGACATCTCGCAGCTGCCGCTGAACGCCCTGCGGGCCTTCGAGGCTTCGGCGCGGCATTGCAGCTTCACCCGGGCGGGGCTGGAGCTGCGGGTGACGCAGACGGCCATCAGCCATCAGGTCAAGGCGCTCGAGGAGGTGCTGGGCGTCACCCTGTTCAAGCGCCTGTCGCGCGGCCTGGCCCTGACCGACGAAGGCCATGTGCTGCTGCCGGTGCTCACCGACGCGTTCCGCCGGATGAGCACCGCGCTCAGCCAGTTCGAGGAAGGGAATTTCCGCGAGATCCTCACCATCGGCGTGGTCGGCACCTTCGCCATCGGCTGGCTGCTGCCGCGCCTGGCGCCGTTCCGGGACCAGCATCCGCATGTCGATCTGCGCCTGAAGACCAACAACAACCGGTCGGACATCCTGCTCGACGGCCTGGACCTGTTCATCCGGTTCGGCGACGGCGCCTGGCACGGGACGGACGCCATTCACCTGATGGACGCGCCCCTGTCCCCGGTCTGCGCGCCGGCGGTCGCCCGGCGGCTGCGCACCCCGGCGGATCTGGCGGGGGAGGAGCTGCTGCGGTCCTACCGCAGGGATGAGTGGTCCCTCTGGTTCAGGGCGGCCGGCCTCGAGCCGCCGGCTCTCCGGGGCTGGATGTTCGATTCGTCGCTGGCGCTCGTGCAGGCGGCGGAGCAGGGCGCGGGCGTCGCGCTGGTCCCGGTCGCGATGTTCCGGCGGGAGATCGAGGCGGGCCGGATCGTCCAGCCCTTCGACACGACGGTGCAGGCCGGCGGCTATTGGCTGACGCGGCTGAAATCGCGCGAGGAAAGCGCCTCGATGCGGGCATTCCGCCAGTGGCTGCTGGTGCAAGCCGGGGCCGGGCGCCGACCTTAA
- a CDS encoding ABC transporter ATP-binding protein codes for MTAPPAIRFSGVEQAFPTEAGTIRALAGVDMATGRHEFVAVLGPSGCGKSTLLRLAAGLLRPTAGTVEVFGRPVTEPRDDIGIVFQKPTLLPWATVEDNVVFPARHKTGRVGPGDRERARALLARVGLAGFEKRLPAELSGGMQQRVGIARALFMDPDILLMDEPFSALDALTREEMGFELLRIWETQPKTVLFITHSIGEAVLLADRVVVLSERPGRVVEDLAVGLPRPRGIDTSNHKALHDHVGHLRALLLKRAA; via the coding sequence ATGACGGCCCCGCCCGCCATCCGCTTTTCCGGCGTCGAGCAGGCCTTCCCCACCGAGGCCGGCACGATCCGCGCCCTCGCCGGCGTCGACATGGCGACCGGCCGGCACGAATTCGTCGCCGTCCTCGGCCCGTCGGGCTGCGGCAAGTCGACCCTGCTGCGGCTGGCCGCCGGCCTGCTGCGCCCGACCGCCGGCACGGTCGAAGTGTTCGGCAGGCCGGTGACCGAGCCGCGCGACGACATCGGCATCGTGTTCCAGAAGCCGACGCTGCTGCCCTGGGCAACCGTCGAGGACAATGTCGTCTTCCCGGCCCGGCACAAGACCGGCCGGGTCGGCCCCGGCGACCGGGAGCGCGCCCGCGCCCTGCTGGCCCGGGTCGGCCTGGCCGGCTTCGAGAAGCGGCTGCCGGCGGAGCTGTCGGGCGGCATGCAGCAGCGCGTCGGCATCGCCCGGGCGCTGTTCATGGACCCGGACATCCTCCTGATGGACGAGCCCTTCTCCGCCCTCGACGCCCTGACCCGCGAGGAGATGGGCTTCGAGCTGCTGCGGATCTGGGAGACGCAGCCGAAGACGGTGCTGTTCATCACCCATTCGATCGGCGAGGCGGTGCTGCTGGCCGACCGGGTGGTGGTGCTGAGCGAGCGGCCCGGCCGCGTCGTCGAGGACTTGGCCGTCGGCCTGCCCCGGCCGCGCGGCATCGACACCAGCAACCACAAGGCCCTGCACGACCATGTCGGACATCTCCGCGCCCTCCTCCTCAAGCGTGCGGCCTGA
- a CDS encoding cupin domain-containing protein, translated as MDIVRHGSTPAQPGPAEYFTGTVRIASRFQRADPARVGGAIVSFEPGARTAWHTHPLGQTLIVTSGQGWVQREGGPVEEIRPGDVVWIPPGEKHWHGATATSAMTHVAVAEAVDGKSVDWLEHVSDDQYGAAGSGG; from the coding sequence TTGGATATCGTTCGCCACGGCTCGACGCCGGCCCAGCCCGGCCCGGCGGAATACTTCACTGGCACGGTCCGGATCGCCTCGCGCTTCCAGCGGGCCGATCCGGCGCGGGTCGGCGGCGCCATCGTCAGCTTCGAGCCCGGCGCCCGCACCGCCTGGCACACCCATCCGCTGGGCCAGACGCTGATCGTCACCTCCGGCCAGGGCTGGGTGCAGCGCGAGGGCGGCCCGGTCGAGGAAATCCGCCCCGGCGACGTGGTCTGGATCCCGCCGGGCGAGAAGCACTGGCACGGCGCGACCGCGACCTCGGCCATGACCCATGTCGCCGTCGCGGAGGCGGTCGACGGCAAGAGCGTCGACTGGCTGGAGCATGTGTCCGACGACCAGTACGGCGCCGCCGGAAGTGGAGGCTGA
- a CDS encoding ABC transporter permease, which translates to MPGLLPAATFALILVAWEASCRLLDIPSFLLPAPSRILGGFEAVETTRWLEHVWATLRVALIGYFASIAISLPIAVGLARSELLSRALYPILVVVQSVPVVAVAPIIIVGLGSGDAPRVVITGLITFFPLVVSITTGLMATPPELIELSRSLRAPAIREITQIRLPFAVPYIFSALKISITLAVIGAVVAEFVAAEKGLGYFIQFSTSMFKVQQAWAGLVVLVLLSLALFHLVTAAQRLWFPWSLPRGRA; encoded by the coding sequence ATGCCCGGCCTGCTGCCGGCCGCGACCTTCGCGCTGATCCTGGTCGCCTGGGAGGCGTCCTGCCGCCTGCTCGACATCCCCAGCTTCCTGCTGCCGGCGCCGAGCCGGATCCTCGGCGGCTTCGAGGCCGTCGAGACCACGCGCTGGCTGGAGCATGTCTGGGCGACGCTTCGGGTGGCGCTGATCGGCTATTTCGCATCGATCGCGATCTCGCTGCCGATCGCGGTCGGGCTGGCGCGGTCGGAGCTGCTGTCGCGGGCGCTGTACCCGATCCTCGTCGTCGTGCAGTCGGTCCCGGTGGTGGCGGTGGCGCCGATCATCATTGTCGGGCTCGGCTCCGGCGACGCGCCGCGCGTCGTCATCACCGGCCTGATCACCTTCTTCCCGCTGGTGGTCTCGATCACCACCGGGCTGATGGCGACCCCGCCCGAACTGATCGAGCTGTCGCGCAGCCTGCGCGCGCCGGCGATCCGCGAGATCACCCAGATCCGCCTGCCCTTCGCCGTGCCCTATATCTTCTCGGCGCTGAAGATCTCGATCACCCTCGCCGTGATCGGCGCGGTGGTGGCGGAGTTCGTCGCCGCCGAGAAGGGCCTCGGCTACTTCATCCAGTTCTCGACCTCGATGTTCAAGGTGCAGCAGGCCTGGGCCGGGCTGGTCGTGCTGGTGCTGCTGTCGCTGGCGCTGTTCCACCTGGTCACCGCGGCGCAGCGCTTGTGGTTCCCCTGGAGCCTGCCGCGGGGCCGCGCATGA
- a CDS encoding intermembrane transport protein PqiB, whose amino-acid sequence MSEAEVLRDTTAPVPPAAPTPRIDRKRRLSPIWLLPIVAALVGLYLAWITFSEKGPTITISFQTADGLEAGKTLIKHKEVVFGTVKTIALTEALSHVEVTAEMTREAAPHLRAGTRFWVVRPRLSASGGLTGFSTIVSGSYIELDPGQGAEERSFTGLEDPPVVRAGVPGTSYLLKAERIGSVGAGSPVYFRGVQVGEITGYDSSDLEAGVTIHAFVRAPYDRYVHDGTRFWNAAGISLTTGPQGFKLELESLAAVLAGGVAFAPPATARIGEPAKTDTVFTLYKDATSSQDADYTIRLPYLVYFDGSVGGLAPGAPVEWHGIKIGQVTDVRLQYDVAAGLARIPVTIEVEPQRIELVGADPNFGSGANVAALVRRGLRAQLKTGNLLTGAMVVTFDMDPDAPPAELGTGDRYPVIPSVPGQLDSAMRSINGILDKVSALPLDRLIEQANATLKSFESLAAAPEITDSLRSLSGALSSTQQLLGQANTDLGPVMQKLPPLLTTAQQAVQRLSGTLGSINQGYGADSTFKRDLTRLMSQVDDTLRSVRVLTDYLEQHPEALIRGKTQGLN is encoded by the coding sequence ATGAGCGAAGCTGAAGTGCTGCGCGACACGACCGCGCCGGTGCCGCCTGCGGCACCCACGCCCCGCATCGACCGCAAGCGCCGTCTGTCGCCGATCTGGCTGCTGCCGATCGTGGCGGCGCTGGTGGGACTCTACCTCGCCTGGATCACCTTCTCCGAGAAGGGGCCGACCATCACCATCAGCTTCCAGACCGCGGACGGGCTGGAGGCCGGCAAGACCCTGATCAAGCACAAGGAGGTGGTGTTCGGCACGGTCAAGACCATCGCCCTGACCGAGGCCCTCAGCCATGTCGAGGTCACCGCCGAGATGACCAGGGAGGCGGCGCCGCATCTGCGCGCCGGCACGCGGTTCTGGGTGGTGCGGCCGCGCCTGTCGGCCTCGGGCGGGCTGACCGGCTTCTCCACCATCGTCTCCGGCTCCTATATCGAGCTCGACCCCGGCCAGGGTGCCGAGGAGCGCAGCTTCACCGGGCTGGAGGACCCGCCGGTGGTGCGGGCCGGGGTGCCGGGCACGTCCTATCTGCTGAAGGCGGAGCGGATCGGCTCGGTGGGGGCCGGCTCCCCGGTCTATTTCCGCGGCGTGCAGGTCGGCGAGATCACCGGCTACGATTCGAGCGATCTCGAAGCCGGGGTCACCATCCACGCCTTCGTGCGGGCGCCGTATGACCGGTACGTCCATGACGGCACCCGGTTCTGGAACGCCGCCGGCATCTCGCTGACCACCGGTCCGCAAGGCTTCAAGCTCGAGCTGGAATCCCTGGCGGCGGTGCTGGCCGGCGGTGTCGCCTTCGCCCCCCCGGCCACCGCCCGCATCGGCGAACCGGCCAAGACCGACACCGTCTTCACCCTGTACAAGGACGCCACCAGCAGCCAGGACGCGGACTACACCATCCGACTGCCCTATCTGGTGTATTTCGACGGCTCGGTCGGCGGCCTGGCGCCGGGCGCGCCGGTCGAATGGCACGGCATCAAGATCGGCCAGGTCACCGATGTCCGGCTGCAATACGATGTCGCCGCGGGCCTGGCGCGGATCCCGGTCACGATCGAGGTGGAGCCGCAGCGGATCGAGCTGGTCGGCGCCGACCCGAATTTCGGCAGCGGCGCCAATGTGGCGGCGCTGGTCCGGCGCGGGCTGCGGGCGCAGCTGAAGACCGGCAACCTGCTGACCGGCGCGATGGTGGTGACGTTCGACATGGACCCCGACGCGCCGCCGGCGGAGTTGGGCACGGGCGACCGCTATCCGGTGATCCCGAGCGTGCCGGGGCAGCTCGACAGCGCCATGCGCTCGATCAACGGCATCCTGGACAAGGTCTCGGCGCTGCCGCTCGACCGGCTGATCGAGCAGGCCAACGCCACGCTGAAGTCCTTCGAAAGCCTCGCGGCCGCGCCGGAGATCACGGACTCGCTGCGCTCGCTGTCCGGCGCCCTCTCCTCGACCCAGCAATTGCTGGGCCAGGCCAACACCGATCTCGGCCCGGTGATGCAGAAGCTGCCGCCGCTCCTCACCACGGCGCAGCAGGCAGTGCAGCGGCTGAGCGGCACGCTCGGTTCGATCAACCAGGGCTATGGCGCGGATTCGACCTTCAAGCGCGACCTGACCCGGCTGATGAGCCAGGTCGACGACACGTTGCGCTCGGTCCGCGTCCTCACCGACTATCTCGAGCAGCACCCCGAGGCGCTGATCCGGGGCAAGACACAGGGGCTGAACTGA
- a CDS encoding ABC transporter substrate-binding protein gives MHGTLARLLGGVFALAASIPAAQAADKVVYQLDWLPGGDKAPIYVCVQKGFCAEAGLDVAIESGRGSSEAITKIATGNSDIGSAGLGALMEARAIEKGPVTAVMSLFNQGPHAFYALAGSGIAKVADVKGRSVATSPFTESNIYLPLVLGDAGLSEADITLTKADPGALGPMLMTGRTDVIIAWLTDVARYTGQAREAGKELVILPWAAAGLDLYSASLIASDRFLKERPEAARRFVAAYRKSLEFTKAHPKEAAEAVAAMVPELSAEDVEGSVKDALVLAFNEVTEKDGLGVFEPSRLKATWERVAKAEKLDPAALNPESVVDRSFLPGM, from the coding sequence GTGCACGGAACACTCGCGAGGCTGCTCGGCGGGGTCTTCGCCCTGGCCGCTTCCATCCCGGCCGCGCAGGCGGCGGACAAGGTCGTCTACCAGCTGGACTGGCTGCCGGGTGGCGACAAGGCGCCGATCTATGTCTGCGTGCAGAAGGGCTTCTGCGCCGAAGCCGGGCTGGACGTCGCGATCGAGAGCGGGCGCGGCTCGTCCGAGGCGATCACCAAGATCGCGACCGGCAATTCCGACATCGGTTCCGCCGGGCTCGGCGCGCTGATGGAGGCGCGGGCGATCGAGAAGGGGCCGGTCACCGCCGTGATGTCGCTGTTCAACCAGGGCCCGCACGCCTTCTACGCCCTGGCCGGCAGCGGCATCGCCAAGGTGGCGGACGTGAAGGGCAGGTCCGTCGCCACCTCGCCCTTCACCGAGTCCAACATCTATCTGCCGCTGGTGCTGGGCGACGCCGGCCTGTCCGAGGCCGACATCACCCTGACCAAGGCCGATCCCGGCGCACTGGGACCCATGCTGATGACCGGCCGGACCGACGTCATCATCGCCTGGCTGACCGACGTCGCCCGCTACACCGGACAGGCGCGGGAGGCGGGCAAGGAGCTGGTCATCCTGCCCTGGGCGGCGGCGGGGCTGGACCTCTACTCCGCCTCGCTGATCGCCTCGGACCGGTTCCTGAAGGAGCGGCCGGAGGCGGCCCGGCGCTTCGTCGCCGCCTACAGGAAGTCGCTCGAGTTCACCAAGGCACATCCGAAGGAGGCGGCGGAGGCGGTCGCGGCCATGGTGCCGGAGCTGTCGGCAGAGGATGTCGAGGGCTCGGTCAAGGACGCGCTGGTCCTCGCCTTCAACGAGGTGACGGAGAAGGACGGCCTGGGCGTGTTCGAGCCGAGCCGGCTGAAGGCAACCTGGGAGCGGGTGGCCAAGGCGGAGAAGCTGGACCCGGCGGCGCTGAACCCGGAATCCGTCGTCGACCGCAGCTTCCTGCCGGGGATGTGA
- a CDS encoding DUF5074 domain-containing protein has protein sequence MADIIREYGPFPGVDEVAGVTYDGEHVWFASGDRLNALDPKSGKTVRSLDVAAHAGTAFDGRHLFQIAESRIQKIDPETGRVLATIPAPGGGGDSGLAWGEGTLWVGQYRERKIHQIDPETGKVLRTIESNRHVTGVSWVDGELWHATWEADESELRRIDPQSGEVLESVEMPAGVNVSGLESDGGDRFVCGSGKSGLVRAVRRPGRKRRGCGRSGGSGDLVERQLVGDAAQRVALRDRFDAAALQQPRGVGIPHHRLRREDGA, from the coding sequence ATGGCCGACATCATCCGCGAATACGGGCCCTTCCCGGGCGTCGACGAGGTGGCCGGCGTCACCTATGACGGCGAGCACGTCTGGTTCGCCTCCGGCGACAGGCTCAACGCCCTCGACCCGAAGAGCGGGAAGACGGTGCGCTCGCTCGACGTGGCGGCGCATGCGGGGACGGCCTTCGACGGCCGGCACCTGTTCCAGATCGCCGAGAGCCGCATCCAGAAGATCGACCCGGAGACCGGGCGCGTGCTGGCCACCATCCCGGCGCCCGGCGGCGGCGGTGACTCCGGCCTGGCCTGGGGCGAAGGCACGCTCTGGGTCGGGCAGTACCGGGAGCGCAAGATCCACCAGATCGATCCGGAGACCGGCAAGGTGCTGCGCACCATCGAGTCCAACCGCCACGTCACCGGCGTCAGCTGGGTCGACGGCGAGCTGTGGCACGCCACCTGGGAGGCGGACGAGAGCGAGCTGCGGCGGATCGATCCGCAGTCGGGCGAGGTCCTGGAAAGCGTCGAGATGCCGGCCGGGGTGAACGTCTCAGGCCTCGAATCCGACGGCGGCGACCGGTTCGTCTGCGGCAGCGGCAAGAGCGGGCTGGTGAGGGCCGTCCGCCGGCCCGGCCGGAAGCGCCGCGGCTGCGGCCGGTCAGGGGGCTCAGGGGATCTCGTAGAGCGTCAGCTCGTTGGCGATGCCGCGCAGCGTGTGGCGCTGCGCGACCGGTTCGATGCCGCTGCTCTGCAGCAGCCTCGCGGCGTCGGAATTCCTCACCACCGCCTCCGTCGCGAAGATGGCGCGTGA
- a CDS encoding paraquat-inducible protein A: MTPSGSELSAAGRSGAARLMECHECGLDHAVPVLPDGTAARCIRCGATLHRFRASSLDHAFAYTCAGLVLLLMANVLPFISLEISGRVQAASLVTGIFALYRQGLWELAAVVALTMLVAPALRLGTLFVVLGGLRLRRPPRWLPRLYRWADLLGPWAMVEVYMLGVFVAYVKLIDLATIVVGPGLYSVGGLMLAIIAAGTSLDTETVWREFERRGLVPTPPPADPRRPTCLCHGCGLVSNLPPGSHGDCPRCGAALHRRRPESLTRTWALVVTAIILYIPANLFPVMTVISLGSGAPDTIMSGVIELADAGMWPLALLVFFASITVPVLKLAGLIYLLVTTQRGKAGQLRNRTVIYRIVEAVGRWSMIDIFMISILVALVQLGQLATIEPGIGAVSFAAVVIITMIAAMTFDPRLMWDAAGENHERS, from the coding sequence TTGACGCCGAGTGGATCTGAGCTAAGCGCCGCGGGACGATCGGGCGCCGCGCGCCTGATGGAATGCCACGAATGCGGCCTGGACCACGCCGTGCCGGTGCTGCCGGACGGCACCGCGGCCCGATGCATCCGCTGCGGCGCCACCCTGCACCGCTTTCGCGCCAGTTCGCTGGACCATGCCTTCGCCTATACCTGCGCCGGGCTGGTGCTGCTGCTGATGGCGAATGTCCTGCCCTTCATCTCGCTGGAGATCTCCGGCCGGGTGCAGGCCGCCAGCCTCGTGACCGGTATCTTCGCCCTCTACCGGCAGGGGCTGTGGGAGCTGGCGGCGGTGGTGGCCTTGACCATGCTCGTCGCGCCGGCGCTGCGGCTGGGCACGCTGTTCGTGGTGCTGGGGGGCCTGCGCCTCCGGCGGCCGCCGCGCTGGCTGCCCCGGCTCTATCGCTGGGCCGACCTGCTGGGGCCCTGGGCGATGGTCGAGGTCTACATGCTCGGCGTCTTCGTCGCCTATGTGAAGCTGATCGACCTCGCCACCATCGTGGTCGGGCCCGGCCTCTACTCCGTCGGCGGGCTGATGCTGGCGATCATCGCCGCCGGCACCAGCCTGGACACCGAGACGGTGTGGCGGGAGTTCGAGCGCCGCGGCCTGGTGCCGACCCCGCCGCCGGCCGATCCGCGCCGCCCGACCTGCCTGTGCCATGGCTGCGGCCTGGTCTCGAACCTGCCGCCCGGCAGCCATGGCGACTGCCCGCGCTGCGGCGCTGCGCTGCACCGGCGGCGGCCGGAGAGCCTGACCCGCACCTGGGCGCTGGTGGTGACCGCGATCATCCTCTACATCCCGGCCAACCTGTTCCCGGTGATGACCGTGATCTCGCTGGGCAGCGGCGCGCCGGACACGATCATGAGCGGGGTGATCGAGCTGGCCGATGCCGGCATGTGGCCGCTGGCGCTGCTGGTGTTCTTCGCCTCGATCACCGTGCCGGTGCTGAAGCTGGCCGGGCTGATCTATCTGCTGGTCACGACCCAGCGCGGCAAGGCGGGGCAGCTGCGCAACCGCACCGTGATCTACCGGATCGTCGAGGCGGTCGGCCGCTGGTCGATGATCGACATCTTCATGATCTCGATCCTGGTGGCGCTGGTCCAGCTCGGCCAGCTGGCGACGATCGAGCCCGGAATCGGCGCCGTGTCCTTCGCCGCCGTGGTGATCATCACCATGATCGCGGCGATGACGTTCGATCCGCGCCTGATGTGGGACGCGGCGGGAGAGAACCATGAGCGAAGCTGA
- a CDS encoding nucleoside deaminase has translation MAISPDRDVELLRRTIRLAEQARARGDHPFGALLADADGNILLEAMNTCGTRGDRTGHAERNLMTEASARYDTAFLAGCTLYSSAEPCAMCAGSVYWAGVGRVVYGLGERALKALIGPDPENLTMDLPCREVLAAGQRRIEVVGPLLAEDSARVHDGFWRPSAP, from the coding sequence ATGGCGATCTCCCCGGATCGCGACGTCGAGCTGCTGCGCCGGACGATCCGGCTGGCCGAACAGGCGCGGGCGCGCGGCGACCATCCCTTCGGCGCGCTGCTGGCCGATGCCGACGGCAATATCCTGCTGGAGGCGATGAACACCTGCGGCACGCGCGGCGACCGCACCGGCCATGCCGAGCGCAACCTGATGACCGAGGCGTCGGCCCGGTACGACACCGCCTTCCTCGCCGGCTGCACCCTGTATTCCAGCGCGGAGCCCTGCGCGATGTGCGCCGGCTCGGTCTACTGGGCCGGGGTCGGCCGGGTGGTCTACGGCCTCGGCGAGCGGGCGCTCAAGGCGCTGATCGGCCCCGATCCGGAGAACCTGACGATGGATCTGCCCTGCCGCGAGGTCCTGGCCGCAGGCCAGCGGCGGATCGAGGTGGTCGGCCCGTTGCTGGCGGAGGACTCCGCCCGGGTCCATGACGGCTTCTGGCGGCCGTCCGCTCCATAG
- a CDS encoding amidohydrolase family protein, with protein sequence MTDFVITGAVGILTGLPGAAARASGGIRVRGGVIAEIGALRPEPGERVVDATDAVVTPGLVNTHHHLFQSVLKAVPEGMNEPLAAWLRLVPYAYWDRLDEEAMRVAATIGLAELALSGATTVADHHYVYSERYDFDPDAILFEMAERFGLRFVLARGGATKGRAFDSGRSAPLPTEPLDRMIAAVEATARRWHDPSPAAMRRVAFAPTTPTFSLEQGELREVVAAARAMGLRLHSHLSETIDYVTYTMARYAQRPVEWLAGHGWLGPDVWFAHLVECDEAELRLLAETGTAMAHCPQANARLGSGIAPADRLHALGGTVSLAVDGAAANEAADMASALYAAFSLHRAQKGAAATTAETVLRWATAGGARALGFDAIGTIEPGRQADLAIFDLGAPRYLGQHDRALGPIISGGGARVRHSFVGGRPVVEDGRLPWLDLSQLAADAGRVVARIAGT encoded by the coding sequence ATGACCGACTTCGTGATCACGGGCGCCGTCGGCATCCTGACCGGCCTGCCGGGCGCCGCGGCAAGGGCGTCGGGCGGCATCCGGGTGCGCGGCGGCGTCATCGCCGAGATCGGCGCGCTGCGGCCGGAGCCGGGCGAGCGGGTGGTCGACGCCACTGATGCGGTCGTCACCCCCGGCTTGGTCAACACCCATCACCACCTGTTCCAGAGCGTGCTGAAGGCGGTGCCGGAGGGAATGAACGAGCCGCTGGCCGCCTGGCTGCGCCTCGTCCCCTATGCCTATTGGGACCGGCTGGACGAGGAGGCGATGCGCGTCGCCGCCACGATCGGCCTGGCCGAGCTGGCGCTGTCCGGCGCGACGACGGTCGCCGATCATCATTATGTCTACTCGGAGCGCTACGATTTCGATCCGGACGCAATTCTGTTCGAGATGGCAGAGCGGTTCGGTCTGCGCTTCGTCCTGGCCCGCGGTGGCGCCACCAAGGGCCGCGCCTTCGATTCCGGCCGCAGCGCGCCGCTGCCGACCGAACCGCTGGACCGCATGATCGCCGCGGTGGAGGCCACGGCCCGGCGCTGGCACGACCCCTCCCCCGCCGCGATGCGCCGGGTCGCCTTCGCCCCGACCACGCCGACCTTCTCGCTGGAGCAAGGGGAGCTGCGCGAGGTCGTCGCCGCGGCCCGGGCCATGGGCCTCAGGCTGCATTCGCATCTGTCGGAGACGATCGACTACGTCACCTACACCATGGCGCGCTACGCCCAGCGGCCGGTGGAGTGGCTGGCCGGACATGGCTGGCTGGGGCCCGACGTCTGGTTCGCCCATCTGGTCGAATGCGACGAGGCCGAACTGCGGCTTCTGGCCGAGACCGGCACCGCCATGGCGCATTGCCCGCAGGCCAATGCCAGGCTGGGATCCGGCATCGCGCCGGCCGACCGGCTGCATGCCCTCGGCGGGACGGTGTCGCTGGCGGTCGACGGGGCGGCGGCGAACGAGGCCGCCGACATGGCCTCGGCGCTCTACGCCGCCTTCTCGCTGCACCGGGCGCAGAAGGGCGCGGCCGCGACCACCGCGGAGACCGTGCTGCGCTGGGCCACGGCCGGCGGCGCCCGCGCCCTGGGCTTCGACGCGATTGGCACGATCGAGCCGGGCAGGCAGGCCGATCTCGCGATCTTCGACCTCGGCGCGCCGCGCTATCTCGGCCAGCACGACCGGGCGCTGGGTCCGATCATCTCGGGCGGCGGGGCGCGGGTCCGGCACAGCTTCGTCGGCGGCCGGCCGGTGGTGGAGGACGGACGGCTGCCCTGGCTCGACCTCAGCCAACTGGCCGCCGACGCCGGACGGGTCGTGGCCCGGATCGCCGGAACCTGA